A window of the Trichoderma asperellum chromosome 4, complete sequence genome harbors these coding sequences:
- a CDS encoding uncharacterized protein (EggNog:ENOG41), which yields MSSIPDDYLHRIYAGVLGKLVGVYLGRPFENWTYQEIQDKLGDIRYYVHDKLDLPLVVIDDDVSGTFTFVRALEEHGASADLSPEDVGKTWLNNVVERRSVFWWGGNGISTEHTAFLNLKNGFTAPASGAFTTNGRTLAEQIGAQIFIDGWAMVAPGNPALAARLAEAAARVSHDGEAVHAAKLWAAMEAEAFLSSDVNHLLNAGLAFVPAESIIARMIADVRRWVQEDGDWRQTRQRVEDNYGYDKYLGICHVIPNHAIMIMTLLYAGHDFHEAMHVINTCGWDTDCNAGNVACLVALMHGLAAFQGGPDWLGPLADRAIISSADGGYSINNAARIAYDIANLGYRLSGNPTLQPPKDGAQFHFSLSGSVQGFQATMHPQSPLDVVRISQGQDSGVDSLCIHIKNLTDTSNPVEVMTATFTPLDILQVDRNYDIMASPLVYPGQRVKAELRAGDSNTTVSTVCLRIKAYDENDILTTVDSQPINIKSGQQNSLQWTIPDSLQNWPIQQIGIAISPAKGSPNLDGAIFLHSMRWNGVPRMTLKRPANKSRCQSFWSRAWVSSVDKVHTDMGPSFFIAQDRGEGLLSQGARDWADYTVMVSNFVVNFGGSMGVAARVQGLNRYYGLMLTKDKRVALVKAADNERIELMSMPFVWEENRKYQLRLRVQGSKIEGQVGQVGLVALDEDYVGGAVGFVVTDGSLSADSIAVCPVES from the coding sequence ATGTCGTCTATACCCGATGACTATCTGCATCGAATCTATGCCGGCGTTCTCGGGAAGCTAGTGGGCGTGTACCTGGGGCGGCCATTCGAAAACTGGACGTATCAAGAAATCCAGGACAAGCTCGGAGACATTCGCTACTATGTACATGACAAGCTAGATCTACCACTTGTTGTAATTGACGATGACGTTTCAGGCACCTTTACCTTCGTCCGCGCGCTTGAAGAGCACGGTGCCTCTGCAGACCTCTCACCCGAGGATGTCGGCAAGACTTGGCTGAATAACGTCGTGGAGCGCCGCTCTGTCTTCTGGTGGGGAGGTAACGGCATCTCGACCGAGCACACAGCATTCCTCAACCTGAAAAATGGCTTCACCGCCCCCGCAAGCGGTGCGTTTACGACGAATGGTCGCACTCTGGCAGAACAGATTGGCGCCCAAATCTTTATCGACGGCTGGGCTATGGTCGCTCCGGGAAATCCGGCCCTGGCGGCGCGGCTCGCTGAGGCAGCTGCACGAGTGAGCCACGATGGCGAAGCGGTACATGCGGCTAAGTTGTGGGCGGCCATGGAGGCGGAAGCGTTCCTGTCCAGCGACGTCAACCATCTCCTTAATGCCGGTCTGGCGTTTGTTCCAGCTGAATCAATTATCGCGCGTATGATTGCCGACGTCAGGCGCTGGGTGCAAGAGGACGGCGACTGGAGGCAAACGCGACAGCGGGTCGAAGATAATTATGGCTATGACAAGTACTTGGGTATTTGCCACGTTATCCCCAACCATGCCATCATGATCATGACTCTACTATACGCAGGCCACGACTTTCATGAGGCCATGCATGTCATCAATACCTGTGGTTGGGATACCGATTGCAACGCGGGGAATGTTGCGTGCCTGGTTGCTCTAATGCACGGCCTAGCCGCATTTCAAGGCGGCCCTGACTGGCTGGGCCCTTTGGCCGATCGCGCAATCATCTCCAGCGCCGACGGTGGCTACTCGATAAACAACGCAGCGCGCATAGCGTACGATATAGCTAATCTAGGCTATCGCTTGTCCGGCAACCCGACACTCCAACCACCAAAGGATGGCGCTCAGTTTcacttctctctttctggtAGCGTTCAGGGCTTCCAGGCGACGATGCATCCCCAGTCTCCTTTGGATGTGGTCCGCatcagccaaggccaagacagTGGAGTCGATAGCCTTTGTATTCACATCAAGAACCTGACAGACACGAGCAACCCTGTGGAAGTAATGACTGCGACCTTCACGCCGCTCGATATCCTCCAAGTTGATCGAAACTACGACATCATGGCCTCGCCTCTGGTGTACCCAGGCCAACGGGTCAAAGCAGAACTTCGTGCAGGTGACAGCAACACTACGGTCTCGACTGTGTGTCTGAGGATCAAGGCATATGATGAAAACGACATTTTGACAACTGTGGATAGTCAGCCTATAAACATAAAGTCCGGGCAACAGAATAGCCTGCAGTGGACCATCCCCGACAGCCTTCAGAACTGGCCCATCCAGCAGATCGGCATCGCGATCAGCCCCGCTAAAGGCTCTCCGAACCTTGATGGTGCCATATTTCTTCACAGCATGCGATGGAACGGCGTGCCTCGAATGACACTGAAACGGCCCGCGAACAAGAGTAGATGCCAGAGTTTCTGGAGCCGTGCCTGGGTCAGTTCCGTGGACAAGGTGCACACAGACATGGGGCCGTCATTCTTCATCGCTCAAGACCGAGGCGAGGGCCTCTTGAGCCAAGGTGCCAGAGACTGGGCCGACTATACTGTAATGGTATCGAATTTTGTGGTCAATTTTGGCGGGTCAATGGGCGTTGCCGCTCGGGTCCAGGGACTTAACCGCTATTACGGGCTCATGTTGACCAAAGACAAGCGGGTGGCGTTGGTCAAGGCTGCGGACAATGAGAGGATAGAGTTGATGAGCATGCCTTTTGTATGGGAGGAGAATCGCAAGTACCAATTGCGCCTACGCGTGCAAGGCAGCAAGATCGAAGGACAAGTCGGCCAGGTGGGATTAGTAGCACTAGACGAGGACTATGTAGGAGGCGCAGTGGGCTTTGTGGTGACGGACGGCTCACTATCGGCCGATAGCATCGCTGTTTGTCCAGTAGAGagttga
- a CDS encoding uncharacterized protein (EggNog:ENOG41~TransMembrane:11 (n16-24c29/30o64-83i90-107o113-136i148-170o176-199i264-286o306-324i331-350o362-387i399-419o431-450i)), producing the protein MAHRKISRFIPRHQKWLIACLIAVSSVDSVLVGYDSSLMGSLNVMPSYNSYFTLTTTTKSLNTAISYVGGAAISPLAGFLADWRGRRECVFWSALVTLIGGVIQGTAQNIAMFIAGRCVVGAGMGLAQTTAPTLVAETTPVKYRAFALGMYYSCWGIGTLIAAGICFGTQKLDSTYAWRIPSLLQAAPSLVCFLVLLFVPESPRWLISHDRHEEALEILGIVNGGDADDVQVQYREIADTINFEKEHSLGLMQAVWKKSSRKRLLITTTFSAIVMLPGTNIITFYFGEMLQNAGIQSPNTQLQINVILTSWSLVIAVVSSWYTDLLGRRQLCSASLTLQTAFIFIFGAFTKLYGESTNTSGIYATIAVIFLYNAAYNWGITPLTVLYPPEILSFEIRGVGMGIYTLATKCCGLLVTMAVPFGLQAIGWKFYMVNGCFDVLMVVFVIFVWVETRGLSLEEVDRLFDKEKREVVAEQVHEETKVDIEHKEC; encoded by the exons ATGGCTCATCGAAAAATTTCGCGCTTCATTCCAAGACACCAAAAGTGGCTCATAGCGTGTCTCATTGCAGTGTCATCAGTGGACTCTGTG CTCGTCGGCTACGACAGCTCGCTCATGGGTAGTCTCAATGTGATGCCCTCTTACAACAGTTACTTTACCCTCACCACCACGACAAAATCGCTCAATACGGCCATCTCATATGTCGGTGGTGCTGCTATCTCACCTCTAGCAGGATTCCTGGCGGATTGGAGAGGCCGCCGCGAGTGCGTATTTTGGTCTGCGCTGGTGACTCTCATCGGCGGCGTCATCCAGGGCACCGCTCAGAATATCGCAATGTTCATCGCCGGGCGGTGCGTCGTCGGCGCGGGTATGGGGCTGGCCCAGACAACGGCGCCGACCCTAGTTGCCGAGACAACCCCCGTCAAATATCGAGCCTTCGCTCTCGGCATGTACTACTCTTGCTGGGGCATAGGCACACTTATCGCAGCAGGCATCTGCTTCGGG ACACAGAAACTCGATTCAACGTATGCCTGGCGCATTCCAAGTCTTCTGCAGGCGGCTCCGAGCCTCGTCTGCTTTCTTGTTTTGCTATTCGTCCCTGAGTCACCTCGTTGGCTCATTAGCCATGACCGACACGAGGAAGCATTGGAGATTCTCGGCATCGTTAACGGCGGTGACGCTGACGACGTGCAGGTCCAGTATCGTGAGATTGCGGACACAATCAACTTTGAAAAGGAGCACAGCCTGGGCCTGATGCAGGCGGTCTGGAAGAAGTCTAGCCGGAAGCGCTTGTTGATCACGACGACTTTCTCGGCCATTGTCATGCTCCCAGGAACAAACATCATCACATTTTACTTTGGCGAAATGCTCCAGAACGCCGGTATTCAGAGTCCAAATACACAACTTCAAATCAACGTCATTCTCACATCGTGGAGCTTGGTCATTGCCGTCGTGTCATCCTGGTATACGGATTTGCTGGGCCGGAGGCAACTTTGCTCTGCTAGTTTGACACTGCAGAccgccttcatcttcatttttGGCGCGTTCACGAAACTGTACGGAGAATCGACCAATACTTCGGGTATATATGCAACCATTGCTGTCATATTCTTGTATAACGCCGCGTACAACTGGGGCATCACGCCGCTCACGGTCCTCTATCCCCCCGaaattttgtcttttgagATTAGAGGGGTCGGTATGGGGATCTACACCCTCGCCACAAAGTGCTGCGGTCTTTTGGTGACTATGGCCGTACCTTTCGGTCTTCAGGCTATTGGATGGAAATTCTACATGGTGAATGGCTGTTTCGATGTTTTGATGGTTGTTTTTGTTATTTTCGTGTGGGTAGAAACTCGTGGGCTCAGCCTTGAGGAGGTTGACAGGCTGTTCGACAAGGAAAAGCGTGAGGTGGTCGCTGAACAAGTCCATGAAGAGACGAAGGTGGACATAGAGCATAAAGAATGTTGA
- a CDS encoding uncharacterized protein (CAZy:GH78): MDHSTPPVSVLPPTFEQHHDGFGVQCVQPRLSWRFSYPNGQIRNWKQTAYDIAISYNNTEAGQVFHIEGEDSVLVPWPNSEPLDSRARRFVRVRCYGKYSLSDGRGSEFHHESITEWSTSSLLEIALLRNSDWRGRMISVSEPWPLSPDHSARPLCFYKRFHLSLKDGTIERGRLYATSHGVYIVRINGKKVGDHCLAPGFQSYQKRLHYQIYDAKDLLVTPGWNKIEVDVAAGWFASATSWARKRFIYGQKLGVLAQLEIWVAGSTSPILVSTDPSWGVMNTPLVSSEILDGEIFDQSLSMSSNLDNAKFSVRESPIPVSRLVSPEAPPVRVVERLKPKDMFKSRSRNAVIMDFGQNIAGRICVRRIQKIAGSQITFRHAEVIQDGEIICRPLRTAKARDIIICDGRELLDWHPHHTFHGFRYVEIAGWGPDDQDCPLTKACIVAEVIHTDMLRTGWFSCSNDDVNRLHTNSLRSIKSNFLSVPTECPSRDERFGWTGDLNIIAPTANFLYDTAGMLRNWLQDLYLDQMEESEYWRQGVVPLFIPNSLLRNGDGGHGWDPMPNGVWGDAAIMVPWRLYRMSGDISFLSEQYDSMVQYLENGVIRGQDGLWDPDQWQFGDWLDPRAPRNDSGRGTTDGTFVADCFLIASTQIAAEVAAMLDKPVDSTRFRDTALRLIHSWRKKYLTAAGFVVPDTATALSLALSFDLLPESGGNSTAAQAAARLFRLVRLNDFKITTGYVGSALLSRALTQSGGVELAYAMLFQKKCPSFLYPITMGATTTWERWDSMLPDGTVNPGSMTSFNHHALGSIANWMHADIGGLEAIEPGWKVFRVKPRPNKELTWANTVFESRYGRIELRWTLNRGFFRMRLRVPPNSTAVVSLPGDGGPSELGKEEGKEQRVGSGEYDLGCRFAQTQWPPKGLLPPWGRAEF; this comes from the coding sequence GATATTGCGATTTCCTATAATAACACAGAAGCCGGCCAAGTCTTCCACATAGAGGGCGAAGACAGTGTTCTTGTACCGTGGCCAAACTCCGAGCCTCTCGACTCACGAGCGCGCCGTTTTGTGCGCGTCAGGTGCTACGGCAAGTATTCTCTATCTGATGGGCGTGGTAGTGAGTTTCACCATGAGTCCATAACTGAATGGTCGACGTCGTCTCTTTTGGAGATCGCATTACTGAGGAACAGCGACTGGAGAGGGCGTATGATCAGCGTGTCAGAGCCGTGGCCACTGAGCCCGGATCATTCAGCCCGCCCGCTATGCTTCTACAAGCGATTTCATCTTTCCTTAAAAGACGGAACTATTGAGAGAGGTCGGCTATATGCTACGAGCCATGGCGTGTATATCGTACGAATCAACGGCAAAAAAGTCGGCGACCACTGTTTGGCCCCGGGCTTCCAAAGCTACCAAAAGAGACTGCACTACCAAATTTACGACGCCAAAGATCTTTTGGTGACGCCTGGCTGGAACAAGATCGAGGTAGATGTGGCTGCTGGTTGGTTTGCCTCTGCTACCAGTTGGGCCAGGAAACGATTCATCTACGGCCAGAAACTCGGTGTCCTGGCGCAGCTAGAGATTTGGGTGGCAGGCTCCACCTCGCCGATTTTGGTGAGCACCGACCCGAGCTGGGGCGTCATGAACACACCCCTGGTTAGCAGTGAAATATTGGATGGTGAAATCTTCGACCAAAGTCTAAGTATGAGCTCAAATCTGGACAACGCCAAGTTCTCGGTCCGAGAATCGCCTATTCCGGTCAGCAGGCTCGTGTCTCCGGAAGCCCCGCCGGTCAGGGTGGTGGAGAGGCTCAAACCAAAAGACATGTTCAAATCGCGGTCCAGAAACGCTGTTATTATGGATTTTGGTCAAAATATTGCCGGTCGCATTTGCGTTAGAAGAATCCAGAAAATCGCTGGCTCTCAAATCACGTTTCGTCATGCGGAAGTCATCCAAGATGGGGAGATTATATGTCGTCCTTTGCGAACAGCTAAAGCCAGGGACATAATAATATGCGATGGCCGGGAGCTCCTTGACTGGCATCCGCACCACACGTTCCACGGGTTCAGATACGTCGAGATCGCGGGTTGGGGCCCCGATGACCAGGACTGCCCTCTCACCAAAGCTTGTATTGTCGCTGAAGTGATACATACCGATATGCTGCGGACGGGTTGGTTTTCATGCTCCAACGACGATGTTAATCGACTACATACAAATTCTCTCCGTAGTATCAAGAGCAATTTTCTCAGTGTGCCCACCGAGTGTCCCTCAAGAGATGAGCGCTTCGGCTGGACAGGAGACCTGAATATTATTGCACCTACTGCCAACTTCTTGTATGACACGGCTGGCATGTTGAGGAACTGGTTGCAAGATCTATACCTCGATCAGATGGAGGAGAGCGAATACTGGCGCCAAGGCGTGGTGCCCTTGTTTATCCCCAATTCTTTACTAAGAAACGGCGACGGGGGGCACGGATGGGATCCGATGCCCAATGGCGTTTGGGGTGACGCTGCCATCATGGTTCCCTGGAGACTTTACCGTATGTCTGGCGATATTAGTTTCCTCTCGGAGCAGTATGATAGCATGGTTCAGTACCTGGAAAATGGTGTGATCCGAGGTCAGGATGGACTCTGGGATCCTGATCAGTGGCAATTTGGTGACTGGCTGGACCCAAGAGCGCCTCGTAACGATTCTGGTAGGGGTACCACGGATGGTACGTTTGTTGCCGATTGTTTCCTCATTGCTTCCACCCAGATCGCTGCAGAGGTGGCGGCGATGCTGGACAAGCCGGTAGACTCGACTCGGTTCAGAGACACCGCCCTGCGTCTAATTCATTCGTGGCGGAAAAAGTATCTGACGGCGGCTGGCTTCGTGGTTCCAGATACTGCAACGGCTCTCTCACTCGCCCTGTCGTTTGATCTCCTCCCGGAATCTGGAGGTAACTCAACGGCGGCACAGGCTGCGGCTCGTCTCTTCCGACTGGTACGTCTGAATGACTTTAAGATTACCACTGGATATGTGGGGAgtgctcttctttctcgcgCGCTCACCCAGTCTGGTGGCGTCGAGCTGGCCTACGCCATGCTCTTCCAGAAGAAATGTCCTTCATTTCTGTACCCCATTACGATGGGAGCTACCACAACGTGGGAGCGCTGGGACAGCATGCTCCCCGACGGGACTGTCAATCCCGGTTCAATGACCAGTTTCAATCATCATGCTCTCGGGAGTATTGCAAATTGGATGCACGCTGATATAGGTGGCCTCGAAGCGATTGAGCCCGGCTGGAAGGTGTTCAGAGTGAAGCCGCGGCCCAATAAAGAGCTAACCTGGGCAAATACCGTGTTCGAATCAAGGTACGGCCGGATTGAGCTAAGGTGGACATTGAACAGAGGCTTTTTCCGCATGAGACTCCGGGTGCCCCCAAATTCTACCGCCGTCGTCAGCCTTCCCGGTGACGGCGGGCCATCTGAGCTGGGGAAAGAGGAAGGCAAAGAGCAGAGAGTTGGGTCGGGAGAATACGACTTAGGGTGTCGGTTTGCGCAGACACAGTGGCCGCCAAAAGGACTGCTACCACCATGGGGGAGGGCAGAGTTCTAG